One Pseudomonas brassicacearum genomic region harbors:
- the fdxA gene encoding ferredoxin FdxA → MTFVVTDNCIKCKYTDCVEVCPVDCFYEGPNFLVIHPDECIDCALCEPECPAVAIFSEDEVPAGMENFIELNAELADIWPNITEKKDPLPGAEEWDGKTGKLADLER, encoded by the coding sequence ATGACCTTCGTCGTCACCGACAACTGCATCAAGTGCAAGTACACCGATTGTGTAGAAGTCTGTCCGGTGGACTGCTTCTACGAAGGCCCGAACTTTCTGGTCATTCACCCGGACGAGTGCATCGACTGCGCCCTGTGTGAGCCGGAATGCCCTGCCGTGGCCATCTTCTCCGAAGATGAAGTGCCCGCTGGCATGGAGAATTTCATCGAGCTGAACGCCGAACTGGCGGACATCTGGCCGAACATCACCGAGAAGAAAGACCCGCTGCCGGGCGCCGAAGAGTGGGATGGCAAGACTGGCAAGCTCGCAGACCTCGAACGCTGA
- the ispD gene encoding 2-C-methyl-D-erythritol 4-phosphate cytidylyltransferase: MSIRLPAFWAVIPAAGVGARMAADRPKQYLQLGGRTILEHSLGCFLDHPTVKGVVVSVAHDDPYWPTLACANDPRIQRVDGGEQRSDSVLNALLHLHEQGADDFDWVLVHDAARPNLARDDLDTLLGELANDPVGGLLAVPARDTLKRVDKQGRVLETVDRSVIWQAYTPQMFRLGALHRALADSLVADALITDEASAMEWAGQAPRLIEGRADNIKITRPEDLEWLRRHWAGRR, from the coding sequence ATGAGTATCCGTTTGCCGGCCTTCTGGGCCGTGATTCCTGCCGCGGGCGTCGGTGCCCGTATGGCCGCGGACCGTCCCAAGCAATACCTGCAACTGGGCGGACGCACTATTCTTGAACACAGCCTCGGCTGTTTCCTCGACCATCCCACCGTCAAGGGCGTGGTGGTCAGCGTTGCACACGATGATCCCTATTGGCCGACCCTGGCCTGTGCCAATGACCCGCGCATCCAGCGCGTGGACGGTGGCGAACAGCGTTCGGACTCGGTGCTCAACGCACTACTGCATCTGCACGAGCAAGGCGCCGACGATTTCGATTGGGTGCTGGTGCACGACGCCGCCCGGCCGAACCTGGCCCGGGACGACCTGGACACCCTGCTTGGCGAACTGGCAAACGATCCGGTCGGCGGCCTGCTGGCAGTCCCGGCCCGCGATACCCTCAAGCGCGTCGACAAACAGGGTCGCGTGCTGGAAACCGTCGATCGCAGCGTGATCTGGCAAGCCTACACGCCGCAGATGTTCCGCCTCGGCGCCTTGCATCGAGCCCTCGCCGACAGCCTGGTGGCGGATGCGCTGATTACCGATGAAGCGTCTGCCATGGAGTGGGCGGGGCAGGCGCCACGGTTGATCGAGGGGCGGGCCGATAACATCAAGATCACTCGGCCGGAAGATTTGGAGTGGTTGCGCCGGCACTGGGCGGGTCGTCGCTGA
- the fghA gene encoding S-formylglutathione hydrolase produces the protein MSLENISCQKSFGGWHKRYRHRSEVLGCDMVFAVYLPPQAEQGGKLPVLYWLSGLTCTDENFMQKAGAQRMAAELGLIIVAPDTSPRGADVPGDPDGAWDFGLGAGFYLNATQDPWARHYRMHDYVVQELPELVEAHFPASDKRGISGHSMGGHGALVCALRNPGRYRSVSAFSPINNPMDCPWGQKAFSRYLGEDRSKWREWDACALIAEADEKLPLLVDQGDRDDFLANQLKPEALRQAAKSAGHPLELRLQPGYDHSYFFIASFIDEHLQHHARALNV, from the coding sequence ATGAGCCTTGAAAACATTTCCTGCCAGAAAAGCTTCGGCGGCTGGCACAAGCGTTACCGGCATCGTTCCGAAGTGCTCGGGTGTGACATGGTGTTTGCCGTGTACCTGCCGCCGCAAGCCGAGCAGGGCGGCAAATTGCCTGTCCTGTACTGGTTGTCCGGGCTGACCTGTACCGATGAAAACTTCATGCAGAAGGCCGGTGCCCAGCGCATGGCCGCCGAGTTGGGGTTGATCATTGTCGCGCCCGACACCAGCCCCCGTGGTGCCGATGTACCGGGCGATCCGGACGGTGCCTGGGACTTTGGCCTTGGCGCAGGCTTTTATCTGAACGCCACGCAAGATCCATGGGCGCGGCACTATCGGATGCATGACTACGTGGTGCAGGAATTGCCGGAGTTGGTCGAAGCGCATTTCCCGGCCTCGGATAAACGCGGTATCAGCGGTCATTCCATGGGCGGGCATGGCGCATTGGTTTGCGCCTTGCGCAACCCGGGGCGCTATCGTTCGGTGTCGGCCTTTTCGCCAATCAACAATCCGATGGATTGCCCATGGGGCCAGAAGGCCTTCTCTCGCTACCTGGGGGAAGATCGCTCGAAATGGCGCGAGTGGGATGCCTGTGCATTGATCGCCGAAGCTGACGAGAAGTTGCCATTGCTGGTGGATCAGGGTGATCGCGATGACTTCCTGGCCAACCAGCTCAAGCCTGAAGCCCTGCGCCAAGCGGCCAAGTCTGCCGGCCATCCGCTGGAGTTGCGCTTGCAACCGGGCTACGACCACAGCTACTTCTTCATTGCCAGCTTTATCGATGAGCACTTGCAACATCATGCACGCGCTCTAAACGTCTAA
- a CDS encoding protein-L-isoaspartate(D-aspartate) O-methyltransferase — MTSQRTRERLIQRLYEEGLSNAQVLEVIRRTPRHLFVDEALAHRAYEDTALPIGHNQTISQPYMVARMSELLLEAGPLDKVMEIGTGSGYQTAVLSQLVERVFSVERIKVLQDRAKERLVELNLRNVVFRWGDGWEGWPALAPYNGIIVTAVATDVPQALLDQLAPGGRLVIPVGAGEVQQLMLIVREEHGFSRHVLGAVRFVPLLNGPLA, encoded by the coding sequence ATGACCTCCCAACGCACCCGGGAGCGGCTGATCCAGCGGCTTTACGAAGAAGGCCTGTCCAACGCCCAGGTGTTGGAAGTGATTCGCCGCACGCCACGGCATTTGTTCGTCGATGAAGCCCTGGCCCATCGAGCCTACGAAGACACGGCGTTGCCGATCGGCCACAACCAGACCATTTCCCAGCCTTATATGGTGGCCCGCATGAGCGAGTTGCTGTTGGAGGCGGGGCCGTTGGACAAGGTGATGGAGATCGGCACGGGGTCGGGCTATCAGACGGCGGTGTTGTCGCAACTGGTGGAGCGGGTGTTTTCCGTCGAGCGGATCAAGGTCCTGCAGGACCGTGCCAAGGAGCGCCTGGTCGAGTTGAACCTGCGCAACGTGGTGTTTCGCTGGGGCGACGGGTGGGAAGGCTGGCCGGCCTTGGCGCCTTACAACGGCATCATTGTGACCGCCGTCGCCACTGATGTTCCCCAGGCCTTGCTGGATCAGCTAGCTCCCGGTGGGCGCCTGGTGATTCCGGTGGGCGCCGGGGAGGTCCAGCAGTTGATGCTGATCGTGCGTGAAGAGCATGGTTTTTCGCGACACGTTCTCGGTGCGGTGCGCTTTGTACCATTGCTCAATGGACCATTGGCCTGA
- the surE gene encoding 5'/3'-nucleotidase SurE — protein MRILISNDDGVTAPGLAALYAALADFAECVVIAPDQDKSGASSSLTLDRPLHPCYLDNGFISLNGTPTDCVHLGLNGLLEREPDMVVSGINLGANLGDDVLYSGTVAAALEGRFLGKTSFAFSFVSRQVDNLPTAAYFARKLVEAHGELDLPPRTVLNVNIPNLPLDHIRGIQLTRLGHRARAAQPMHVVDPRGKAGYWIAAAGDAEDGGPGTDFHAVMQGYVSITPLQFDRTFNDAFRHLDGWLEGLR, from the coding sequence ATGCGTATTCTGATTTCTAACGACGACGGGGTGACAGCACCCGGTCTTGCCGCGCTTTATGCTGCGCTGGCGGATTTTGCCGAGTGCGTGGTAATCGCTCCGGACCAGGACAAAAGCGGCGCCAGCAGCTCGCTGACGCTCGACCGTCCTTTGCACCCCTGCTATCTGGATAACGGTTTCATCAGCCTCAACGGGACACCGACCGATTGCGTGCACCTGGGCCTCAACGGCTTGCTGGAGCGCGAGCCGGACATGGTGGTGTCGGGCATCAACCTGGGCGCTAACCTGGGTGATGATGTGCTGTATTCCGGCACGGTCGCTGCCGCCCTGGAAGGTCGCTTCCTGGGGAAAACGTCGTTTGCCTTTTCGTTTGTTTCGCGGCAGGTGGATAACTTGCCGACCGCCGCCTACTTTGCTCGTAAATTGGTCGAAGCCCACGGTGAGCTGGACCTGCCACCGCGCACGGTGCTGAACGTGAACATCCCGAACCTGCCGCTCGATCACATCCGTGGCATCCAGCTCACGCGCCTGGGGCATCGCGCCCGCGCTGCCCAGCCCATGCACGTGGTCGATCCGCGGGGCAAGGCCGGTTACTGGATCGCCGCCGCCGGTGATGCCGAGGACGGTGGGCCGGGCACTGATTTCCACGCGGTGATGCAAGGCTACGTCTCAATCACGCCGTTGCAGTTCGACCGTACCTTCAACGACGCCTTTCGACATCTCGATGGCTGGCTGGAGGGGCTGCGCTGA
- the ftsB gene encoding cell division protein FtsB — MRSPNWLFLVLLLLLAGLQYRLWVGNGSLAQVADLTQQIADQHAENEALLERNRVMDAEVSELKKGMETVEERARHELGMVKEGETLYQLAQ; from the coding sequence ATGCGCAGTCCCAATTGGTTGTTTCTCGTCTTGCTCCTGTTGCTGGCTGGCCTGCAGTACCGCCTGTGGGTGGGTAATGGCAGTCTGGCGCAAGTGGCCGACCTGACTCAGCAAATAGCCGACCAGCACGCTGAAAACGAAGCATTGCTGGAGCGTAATCGGGTGATGGACGCCGAGGTCAGCGAGTTGAAAAAAGGCATGGAGACCGTTGAAGAGCGGGCTCGTCATGAATTGGGCATGGTCAAGGAGGGTGAAACCCTCTACCAGTTGGCCCAATGA
- a CDS encoding S-(hydroxymethyl)glutathione dehydrogenase/class III alcohol dehydrogenase — MIKSRAAVAFEAKKPLEIVEVDVAMPKAGEVLLRVVASGVCHTDAYTLSGADPEGIFPSILGHEGGAIVEAIGEGVTSVAVGDHVIPLYTPECGQCKFCKSGKTNLCQAIRATQGKGLMPDGTSRFSYKGETIFHYMGTSTFSEYTVLPEISVAKIPKEAPLEKVCLLGCGVTTGIGAVLNTAKVKPGDTVAIFGLGGIGLSAVIGAVKAKASRIIAIDINPAKFEIAKQLGATDCVNPKDFDRPIQEVIVDMTDGGVDFSFECIGNVQLMRAALECCHKGWGESVIIGVAGAGQEIATRPFQLVTGRVWRGSAFGGVRGRSELPSYVEMAEKGEIPLDTFITHTMGLEDINKAFDLMHEGKSIRTVIHF, encoded by the coding sequence ATGATCAAGTCGCGCGCTGCCGTTGCCTTCGAGGCCAAGAAACCCCTGGAAATCGTTGAAGTCGACGTCGCCATGCCCAAGGCGGGCGAAGTGCTGTTGCGCGTGGTGGCTTCCGGTGTCTGCCACACCGACGCCTACACCTTGTCGGGCGCCGACCCGGAAGGGATCTTCCCGTCGATCCTCGGCCATGAAGGCGGTGCGATTGTCGAAGCCATCGGTGAAGGCGTGACGTCGGTCGCGGTGGGCGATCATGTGATTCCGCTGTACACGCCGGAGTGCGGTCAGTGCAAATTCTGTAAGTCGGGCAAGACCAACCTGTGTCAGGCGATTCGCGCCACCCAGGGCAAAGGCCTGATGCCGGATGGCACTTCGCGCTTTTCCTACAAGGGCGAGACGATTTTCCACTACATGGGCACCTCGACCTTCTCCGAATACACCGTGCTGCCAGAAATCTCCGTCGCGAAAATCCCCAAGGAAGCGCCGCTGGAAAAAGTCTGCCTGCTGGGCTGTGGCGTCACCACCGGTATCGGCGCGGTACTCAACACCGCCAAGGTCAAGCCGGGTGACACCGTGGCCATTTTTGGCCTGGGCGGCATCGGCCTGTCGGCAGTGATTGGCGCCGTGAAGGCCAAGGCATCGCGCATCATCGCCATCGACATCAACCCGGCCAAGTTCGAAATCGCCAAGCAACTGGGCGCCACCGATTGCGTCAACCCGAAAGACTTCGACCGTCCGATCCAGGAAGTCATCGTCGACATGACGGATGGCGGCGTGGACTTTTCCTTCGAATGCATCGGCAATGTCCAGTTGATGCGTGCCGCGCTGGAGTGCTGCCACAAGGGCTGGGGCGAGTCGGTGATCATCGGCGTGGCCGGGGCCGGCCAGGAAATCGCTACCCGTCCATTCCAGTTGGTGACGGGGCGCGTCTGGCGCGGTTCGGCATTCGGCGGCGTGCGCGGTCGCAGCGAGTTGCCTAGCTACGTGGAAATGGCCGAGAAGGGCGAAATTCCGCTGGATACTTTCATCACCCATACCATGGGCCTGGAAGATATCAACAAGGCGTTCGACCTGATGCACGAAGGCAAGAGCATCCGTACCGTTATTCATTTCTGA
- a CDS encoding LysR substrate-binding domain-containing protein yields the protein MSDNRWEGIDEFVAVAECSQFTAAAERLGVSSSHISRQIVRLEERLQTRLLYRSTRRVTLTEAGQTFLQHCQRLQDGREEALRAVGDLTSEPKGMLRMTCAVAYGERFIVPLVTRFMGLYPQLRVDIELSNRPLDLVHESLDLAIRLGRLQDSRLVATRLAPRRMYLCASPSYLERYGRPHSLSELSRHNCLIGSSDIWQLEQNGREFSQRVQGNWRCNSGQAVLDAALQGVGLCQLPDYYVLEHLHSGALISLLEAHQPPNTAVWALYPQQRHLSPKVRKLVEYLKEGLAQRPEYRG from the coding sequence ATGTCGGACAACCGCTGGGAAGGGATCGACGAGTTCGTCGCCGTGGCCGAATGCAGCCAATTCACGGCGGCTGCGGAGCGTCTTGGGGTTTCCTCCTCCCACATCAGTCGACAAATCGTACGGCTTGAAGAGCGCTTACAGACACGACTGCTCTATCGCAGTACCCGCCGGGTCACGTTGACCGAGGCCGGCCAGACCTTTTTGCAGCATTGCCAACGCCTTCAGGACGGACGCGAAGAAGCCCTGCGAGCAGTGGGCGATCTCACCAGCGAACCCAAGGGCATGCTGCGCATGACCTGTGCCGTGGCCTACGGCGAGCGGTTCATCGTGCCGCTGGTGACGCGATTCATGGGACTTTACCCGCAGCTACGGGTGGACATTGAACTGAGCAACCGCCCTCTCGACCTGGTTCACGAATCGCTGGACTTGGCGATTCGCCTGGGGCGCCTGCAGGACTCACGGCTGGTTGCCACGCGCCTGGCACCGCGGCGCATGTACCTGTGCGCTTCACCCTCTTACCTGGAGCGGTACGGGCGGCCCCATAGCTTGTCGGAATTGAGCCGTCACAACTGCCTGATTGGCAGCTCCGATATCTGGCAATTGGAGCAAAACGGGCGAGAATTTTCCCAGCGGGTACAGGGAAACTGGCGTTGCAACAGTGGGCAAGCGGTATTGGACGCGGCCCTGCAAGGTGTGGGGTTGTGTCAGTTACCGGATTATTACGTGCTGGAGCATTTGCACAGCGGTGCGTTGATATCGTTGCTGGAGGCACACCAACCACCGAACACAGCCGTTTGGGCGCTGTATCCGCAGCAGCGGCATCTGTCGCCGAAGGTGCGTAAGTTGGTGGAGTACTTGAAAGAGGGGTTGGCGCAGCGACCGGAGTATCGGGGTTAG
- the ispF gene encoding 2-C-methyl-D-erythritol 2,4-cyclodiphosphate synthase: MRIGHGYDVHRFAEGDFITLGGVRIAHGFGLLAHSDGDVLLHALSDALLGAAALGDIGKHFPDTDPQFKGADSRVLLRHVVSLIHAKGWKVGNVDSTIVAQAPKMAPHIESMRQLIAEDLQVELDQVNVKATTTEKLGFVGREEGIAVHSVALLLRP, from the coding sequence ATGCGTATTGGCCACGGCTACGATGTTCACCGTTTCGCTGAAGGCGACTTCATTACTCTGGGCGGCGTGCGTATTGCACACGGCTTCGGGCTGCTCGCGCATTCTGACGGTGATGTCCTGCTGCATGCCTTGAGCGATGCATTGCTCGGCGCGGCTGCCCTGGGTGACATTGGCAAGCATTTCCCGGACACCGACCCGCAATTCAAGGGTGCCGACAGCCGCGTGCTGCTGCGTCATGTGGTTTCGCTGATCCACGCCAAGGGCTGGAAAGTCGGCAATGTCGATAGCACCATCGTCGCCCAGGCGCCGAAAATGGCGCCGCACATCGAATCGATGCGCCAGCTGATTGCCGAGGATCTTCAAGTTGAGTTGGACCAAGTGAACGTGAAAGCCACCACCACCGAGAAGCTTGGCTTCGTCGGTCGCGAGGAAGGCATTGCCGTCCATAGCGTTGCCTTGTTGCTGCGCCCATGA
- the rpoS gene encoding RNA polymerase sigma factor RpoS produces the protein MALSKEVPEFDIDDEVLLMETGIAMDSMSNDEGATPPSVRAKSKHSASLKQHKYIDYTRALDATQLYLNEIGFSPLLSPEEEVHFARLSQSGDPAGRKRMIESNLRLVVKIARRYVNRGLSLLDLIEEGNLGLIRAVEKFDPERGFRFSTYATWWIRQTIERAIMNQTRTIRLPIHVVKELNVYLRAARELTQKLDHEPSPEEIANLLEKPVGEVKRMLGLNERVSSVDVSLGPDSDKTLLDTLTDDRPTDPCELLQDDDLSQSIDQWLSELTDKQREVVIRRFGLRGHESSTLEDVGLEIGLTRERVRQIQVEGLKRLREILEKNGLSSESLFQ, from the coding sequence ATGGCTCTCAGTAAAGAAGTGCCGGAGTTTGACATCGACGATGAGGTTCTCCTTATGGAGACCGGCATCGCTATGGATTCGATGTCGAATGATGAAGGGGCGACTCCACCTTCCGTTCGTGCCAAATCCAAACACTCCGCTTCACTTAAACAACATAAGTACATCGATTACACCCGGGCGCTCGACGCCACTCAGCTGTACCTCAACGAAATCGGTTTCTCGCCGCTGCTCTCTCCCGAGGAAGAAGTTCATTTTGCGCGCCTGTCGCAAAGTGGCGACCCGGCCGGTCGAAAACGCATGATTGAAAGTAACCTGCGCCTGGTGGTGAAAATCGCCCGACGCTACGTCAATCGCGGGCTTTCGCTGCTGGATCTGATCGAAGAGGGCAACCTGGGCTTGATTCGCGCCGTCGAGAAATTCGACCCCGAACGAGGCTTCCGTTTCTCGACCTACGCCACGTGGTGGATCCGCCAGACCATCGAACGGGCGATCATGAATCAGACCCGGACGATCCGGTTGCCGATTCACGTGGTCAAGGAGCTGAACGTCTACCTGCGGGCTGCCCGTGAGTTGACCCAGAAACTCGACCATGAACCCTCACCCGAAGAAATCGCCAACCTGCTGGAAAAACCGGTAGGTGAGGTCAAGCGCATGCTTGGGCTCAACGAGCGGGTTTCTTCGGTAGACGTCTCGCTGGGGCCGGACTCGGATAAAACCTTGCTCGACACCCTCACTGACGACCGCCCCACCGACCCGTGCGAGTTGCTTCAGGACGATGATCTGTCCCAGAGCATTGACCAATGGCTGTCGGAGCTCACGGACAAGCAACGGGAAGTGGTGATTCGCCGCTTCGGCTTGCGCGGTCATGAAAGCAGCACCCTTGAAGATGTAGGCCTGGAGATTGGTTTGACCCGTGAGCGCGTCAGGCAGATCCAGGTGGAAGGCCTCAAGCGTCTCCGGGAGATCCTGGAGAAGAATGGCCTCTCGAGTGAGTCGCTGTTCCAGTAA
- a CDS encoding peptidoglycan DD-metalloendopeptidase family protein: protein MSLTVIAQRMGITSFQRLVTGLVLSTLLVGCSSTQSGNVRVVDRNNNAAPQRPTVTTGQYVVRRGDTLFSIAFRYGWDYKALAARNNIPVPYTIHPGQTIRFDGRSGSTPTAVVTQSDSSASSSSKTTVIRRPAGAATATVPSVASKPAPAPMPPAGPAPTGWGWPSNGVLIGKFSSNGSLNKGIDIAGDLGQPVLAASDGTVVYAGSGLRGYGELVIIKHSDTYVSAYGHNRRLLVREGQQVKVGQTIAEMGSTGTDRVKLHFEIRRQGKPVDPLQFLPRR, encoded by the coding sequence GTGAGTCTCACAGTCATTGCGCAGCGTATGGGTATCACGAGCTTTCAGCGCCTGGTGACTGGCCTTGTCTTGAGTACCTTGCTGGTCGGTTGTTCCAGTACACAGTCGGGTAACGTCCGGGTCGTCGATCGCAATAACAATGCGGCGCCGCAACGTCCTACAGTAACGACCGGTCAGTATGTAGTCCGTCGCGGCGATACGCTGTTTTCCATCGCTTTTCGCTACGGTTGGGACTACAAAGCCCTCGCGGCGCGCAACAACATTCCTGTGCCTTATACGATCCATCCGGGTCAGACAATTCGCTTTGACGGCCGTAGCGGCTCAACGCCTACCGCTGTGGTCACGCAGTCGGATTCGTCGGCTTCATCGTCGAGTAAAACCACGGTCATTCGCCGACCGGCGGGGGCTGCAACGGCAACAGTACCGTCCGTCGCGAGCAAACCTGCCCCCGCGCCGATGCCTCCCGCAGGCCCCGCCCCGACAGGCTGGGGATGGCCTTCTAATGGCGTTCTCATTGGAAAATTCTCTTCAAACGGTAGTTTGAATAAAGGAATTGATATCGCCGGGGATTTGGGACAGCCTGTTTTAGCCGCGTCTGATGGCACGGTTGTGTACGCCGGGAGTGGTTTGAGGGGCTACGGCGAACTCGTGATCATCAAACACAGCGATACCTACGTCAGTGCCTACGGTCACAACCGCAGGCTGTTGGTTCGGGAGGGACAGCAGGTCAAGGTCGGACAGACAATTGCCGAAATGGGCTCAACGGGAACGGACCGGGTGAAACTGCACTTTGAGATTCGCCGACAAGGTAAACCTGTAGATCCGCTGCAATTCCTGCCACGTCGTTGA
- the truD gene encoding tRNA pseudouridine(13) synthase TruD — translation MTELELLGPRAYGEPLGSAVLKAIAEDFQVDEVLDIPLTGDGEHLWIWVEKRGLNTEEAARRIAKAAGVPLRTVSYAGLKDRQALTRQWFSVQLPGKADPDLSTAENDTLKILKTGRHKRKLQRGAHSANGFTLRLTQFKGDVAAIDARLQQIARQGIPNYFGTQRFGHDGGNVVDARAWAARKALPEQRNVRSRLLSTARSFLFNRVLAARVADGTWQQAQVGDLLAFTDSRSFFPAGEAECSDPRLAILDLHPTGPQWGEGPSPTAGATFELEQAVAEREADLRDWLINAGMSHERRILRLPIGGLSWHYPQPDILQLEFVLPAGCFATVLVRELVDLVPVGQTDSSCVF, via the coding sequence ATGACTGAACTGGAACTGTTGGGCCCACGTGCCTACGGCGAGCCGCTGGGCAGTGCGGTACTCAAGGCCATCGCTGAAGACTTCCAGGTCGATGAAGTGCTCGACATCCCGTTGACCGGCGATGGCGAGCATTTGTGGATCTGGGTGGAAAAGCGCGGCTTGAACACGGAAGAGGCCGCCCGGCGAATTGCCAAGGCCGCCGGCGTGCCGTTGCGCACCGTCAGTTACGCCGGCCTCAAGGACCGACAGGCCCTGACTCGGCAATGGTTCAGCGTCCAATTGCCGGGCAAGGCCGACCCGGACCTGTCGACGGCAGAGAATGACACGCTGAAGATCCTCAAGACCGGCCGGCATAAACGCAAACTGCAACGCGGCGCTCACTCGGCCAATGGCTTCACCTTGCGCCTGACCCAGTTCAAGGGCGACGTGGCGGCCATCGATGCTCGGCTGCAACAGATTGCTCGCCAGGGCATCCCCAACTATTTCGGTACCCAACGGTTTGGACATGACGGCGGCAATGTCGTCGATGCCCGTGCCTGGGCGGCGCGCAAGGCCTTGCCGGAACAGCGCAACGTGCGTTCGCGGCTGTTGTCCACCGCCCGCAGTTTCCTGTTCAACCGGGTACTGGCGGCGCGGGTGGCCGACGGCACCTGGCAGCAGGCGCAGGTCGGCGACTTGCTGGCCTTCACTGACAGCCGCAGCTTTTTCCCGGCGGGCGAGGCTGAATGCAGCGATCCACGCCTGGCGATCCTCGATCTGCACCCGACCGGGCCGCAGTGGGGCGAAGGGCCTTCGCCTACGGCTGGCGCGACCTTTGAGCTGGAACAGGCCGTCGCCGAGCGCGAAGCCGATTTGCGGGATTGGTTGATAAACGCGGGAATGAGTCACGAACGTCGCATCCTGCGACTGCCCATTGGCGGGCTGTCGTGGCATTATCCCCAGCCTGACATTCTGCAACTGGAATTCGTCCTTCCGGCCGGATGCTTCGCCACTGTCTTGGTGCGCGAACTCGTCGATCTGGTGCCGGTGGGGCAGACGGACAGCTCATGCGTATTCTGA